The DNA sequence tctacGAGCTTTTGACTTCAATACCATTACGCTGAAAACAAGTTCGTTTAGCTGGTGTAATCCATTATGGTACCAAACCAATATTCTGTAGTGTTTGATTGCTTTGCTTTACAacagaaatttaattaatttaatggaCCATCACAAGGACAAGAAACTGAGCAAAAGGTATGCACAGTTTCATTAGACAGTGTTTGGTTGTTCCTGATAGCAGGGGAACATTCTCCTTTAAACCAGACTCATAATAATTAGTCCACAGCGGAATCTTCCAAATTCATTGGAGAATAAAACCCTGTATACTTACGTGTTCAGTTGCTTTAAGGCAGGGAAAAGTGGCATCctcagagagagaaagaaagagagtgaGAGGGtcatcaaatatattaaaataaaaaaaataaaaactatttttttttctataacaaCAATGCCACTCTGCTACCTAGAGTCAATTCCTGGTTTGCTTTCAAGGGTTTGTTCTATTTATGCACTGAAATGGGTATGCCAGATTGCTTTCTGATTCTTTCTTATCTATCTAATGGATTCGTGCTATCTCGCAGCTGAGCATGGATATCTGCTCTACTCTCTTTCTGTGCTGACTGCTGAAGTTTTTGTATGGTATTTTGATTCTGAGGATAGTACTAGTGGTGATTGCGATCAAAATCTGGGTTTCTTCCACTTTCAGTGATGGGAAGTAACAGCAGAGGAAAGGATGGTGAAGGCACTTCAGGAGTTAAAAAGGATGAGTACGAACAAGACATCAAATTTCTGCCACCTGAAGCGCTTTATGGCAATACCAATGGATTCACAGATCCTTTGGTTCAGTTAACTCCACCTGGACCTGGACCATATGAGCCACCACCTCCCTTGCTCATACAACCCCAGGTCAGAGTTAGATGatcctttcttaatttcttttattgaaaaaaaaataattatggggtttgtgttttttctctctttaaaataaataggatAGGTTATGTTTAATGTTATAGTTTTATACAGTGTATCCATGAGGGGGAAAAAAGAAATTTGATCAAAGCAGTGAGAAATAAGCATCCTATCAAAGTGGGGTGCTTCTCAGCCCTGCTTTTACCGTTTAATAGTGATTTGTGGAATTGGAATTTGGAATGGTACAACTAAACTCAGATTTTTGGTTATAGGGCAAAGATCAGAGTAATCTTTcaagtttttgaaatttaaggtggatttaatattttgaatactGATTTTGTTTACCATTCATATGAGAAAAACTGCTGGTCTTATTGGGAATTGTTATGAGATGTATTGGCCGAAGAAATTTATAATGAGACTTAATACATGCATGCTATTGCAACATTAGTCAACTCCCAGgtactacaaataaaaaaaattatgcaattaCAATAAGGGTTTAATGCTTTTAATCTGATGAAGAATTTACAAGTTAATTAAGAGTTAATGTCATTGAATGAAGCTAGTGTGACAATAATATCTTGAAGGGCACAACACAATGAACGTTTACGTTGaaacatcaaatttaaaatggcTATTTTCAAGGTCCCTGTGGCTGCCATGCAAAGACCAGCAGCGATAGCGCAACCCCTGCCACAAAATGGATATGTAGAATCTGTTATTCATGAAAGGTTGAAAAATGTGAGGATCACATGGAATCATGCAGCCACGAATGTTGCTATTGCAGGATCATGGGACAACTGGGAGACCACGTAACCATCTACACACTTTTAAATTCCAACTATAGTTCTTGCTTTTACTTCATCTTATGATATGATGAACATTTACCTTGTCCTGTCAGGGAGCCCTTGCTGAGAGTAGATCAAAATTTTGTCATTGTTAAAACACTCCCTATAGGTATCTATCATTACCGTTTCATTGTAGATGGCTACTTGACACATGCTCCAGAGTTCCCATCGGCTTCTGATGATTCAGGTTATGGCTACAATATATTGGATTTGCAGGTAATTAATTTCATGGCTTactttattagtttatttttcaggaatttCTGATGATCTTGTTGATTACATCTTCACAAGTGTTATCTTTTACTATATAACCTTTAACACGATCATCAATTCGGTTGACAGTTTGGCTTTATTTTGAGACCATGTATGCTTATGCCTAAGGACAATATTTATTCAGCAGTACTTCAATAATATACTAAATCCATTTAGTCACATGTTGAAtcatttttgtcaaaatttgtTGTCTGATGAGGAAACAAAAGCGCCATGCCTGAATGGATGGTCTCATACCAAACTAGAATAGACTATAGAGCTGCATGCTTGGCACAGAAGTAGAATTTCATATGGAATGGTAGATAGAAAATTTCTACATTATAGATGTTTTGTTGCATATAAGACACCAGTGTGTGTTTTAACCTCGAAATAAATTAACTTAACGAAATataaatgatgatgataatataCCTTGTCCTTAATTTCCTCTTAAATGACCCCCTTCTGAAATATAACTACTGTAGAGGTGGACGGTCTGAGATCATATATGCAGTATGAACTAGAATAAGTTTGCAAGTTCAGAGTGTTGGATTGCCACTTTTTCTAGTTTAGATTGATTTCACCAGTCTTCTATCCATTGCTAGAAAATATTGTTAACACACAAGTGTATTGAGTGAATCAACATCCCAaaatatggtcataacttataatCCCTTCAACTCGTGCAATTCATCTATATATGCAAAGATAACCTCACCTAGCTCGTTGATTAAACCATTTTTACAGGATTATATCCCAGAAATAGTTGCAAGCTTATCCGATTTTGAAGATCCTCCATCACCGCCATCAAGTTATGATAACACAAACTTAAATGAAGAGGAGTTCAGCAAACCCCCACCAGAATTACCACAACAACTACCAGTGGCAATAAGAAATGAGGCTTCATCCGCAAGTGGTAGTCATCATGTCCCTAGGCCCACGCATTTGGAACTGAATCATCTATACATCCACAAAACTGATAGGGATCAATTTGTGGCACTACGATCAACTTATAAGTTTCAACACAAATATATTACTGCGGAACTGTACAAGACCCTGCGCAGGGAAAGATGATGAAGCATTGTGTTTTTTGTCTGCTATTGTACTTGCCTCGTTTAAGCGGCCTTTATTAGAACATTTGTTAAGGTCATTAATCAAATGTGTAGAAAATCGATTATAGTAGgtaaatgaaaatttgatttcCATGTAAAATTGGTCTTTAtgggaatattattttattctggCAGTCAATATATACAATACATATTCATAGACTCATAGTAGCTATCCTGCTTTCAAGGTcatatgttttggaattgaaaATGCTTTACTGCACATGCTGTGATGAAGATTCAATGGTTACTCTAGCATATAGTGGCTGACAGTAATGTACTATGACTTTCTTTCCCTGTTCTCTGTTGTGATCTCAGATAATGTCATCAGCTTCCGAAATCGACCCATTGCCAAATGGCAAATGCCCTGATTCTATCATGGTAATTCGATGGTTGAACAGAAGAACTAATAGCCATTTAAATGCTTTAAAATAAGGGGCAGATATATAGAAGTGAAATGGCAATTGCTCCCCAGGCAATAGCTAAACTTGATACCTAAATGTACATTACAATGATTACATAATATGCATAGTGCTAGTGTAATCTGTGTATACACCTTCGTCATGTGGCAAGTATCTTCTTGTTTCCACCACTTTCTACTTTTGATAACTGAGACTAACCTTTCATtcatattggttaaaatttccCAGACCATGCTACATTTCTTTAGTTTTACTCGCACAAATTTCCGTATAAAAACGACAGAATGATCAGTGTTgacaatcatatttaattattaggcATAACTGTTCATTATACATCATTACGTCTGAATATTGCTAATAAGATAGAGATGCCAACCATAGTTTCTgctaaataaaaaacaacagtAGTTCTATAGTATACCAACGATCTAAACCTCTtcccattttctttttcctgtttTATAAGCAAGgagcagaaagaaagaaaaacttaagGTGTAAAAAATTCCATTGTTAATTTTCCATGGAACAGTCGGATTACCAACCATCTCATATTAGCAGGCAGGTCCGGTGTTCGGATCACCAACGTGCTATTCTTGAAACAAGAAACCTCATTTATGCTTTCCTCAATCCGACATTCATAAGTGAACTTTGTTCATTAAAACGAGCCATAACATATGTGAAAAAGTAAAGAATTTCTCTGGTGAAGTTTGAGAATGAGAAGTAAAGTGTTGTCTCATCGAACAGGCACCTTAATCCAACCATTTGCAAAAGCAATGGCCAAGATTACAAAAGGAGTTGACATACCAAATATGATTATGTAAGGAAGAGGAGTCTTCATGGGATTCtctccttctctttctcctGCTGTCTGCCAATACCTGCGCACACACAAAATCCTTTTAGTAGCAATCACTATTCAATAGAAAGCTTTTGGGAAACATATGTGACGTCACCAGAAAATTATGGGAATGGGAAAATAAAACTTATGAATTGTTACTGTTGTGGTTCTTCCTCTCTTGTTATGAATTTCTTCTTGCCTCCGTTCTTGGCTTGTTCATCTCCACCACCTAATAGGATCAGATCCACATTCCTAAGTTTATCATCTCAACCTCATTTAATTCACAAGGAtgggataataataataacataaaactGAAATAAAGGTAAAAGAGTGATTGCATTTATGTTACCTAATTTAGCATGGACTTTGACACCAGTAACATTAGTTCTGGGGGAGCATAAACCTGGAGAAAATGATGGTGATTTTGGAAGAAATGAAGTTTTGAAGGAAAGGGGAGAAGATAGAGTGAGTTTGGCAGCCATGTTGATGTTTGGGTGCTGCAAATGCAATGTCATCTCATATGTTctcttggcttggattttcttgtgGATCCTACCCTTATCTAACCAGCTAATGACCTGGCGTCCATGCAGCCACTTCTTTATAGtaatttacctttttctttgtattgtaaattacacaattaaaaatatttattttatatgtttaaaatttataataataaattctttagatatatataatatttttaatttacataaataatttaaataataacataagGTTGGATTGAACAGTATTGATACATGTTATCAACCAAGGACAAAtgtgggtttagggtttaggccCACATtcttaaagtttaaatttttttagtcttaatcttttcatttattagaaaaaataaattataatttatttaaaattcaataaaaaaaattagttaaaaattatttttataagaattaaatttaaataatattaaaacagtttaattttaatacattaatcACTTAAATTGTTAGATTAAAGCTTACTTTATCATTGTGGAAAAGTAGCGATGTCTACccgtttattttgatgatgtggCTTTGATTTGGTTGGCTTTCTCAGAAATTAAGACTTGATCGAAGGTCAAGCAAACAATTGTTTGGTATGTCCTTTGCAAACGAAAAAGAGCGTGTCAAATTGAGAAGGACGTACGATTCAATTTACAATATAATGTTCAACAAAGGAAGCTACGTGCCCCCCTTCCTCACTGTGCCACCGTAATCAATTTCAAacatcctttattttatttcattcacaACCTGTAAATACATTATTTCCTTGCACAGAAATGCTGTGAATATCCTCCCTAATACATTTTCAAGCCAAGTTGCAATGAATTTTaactcaaaaaatatattgcaagcattcttctttctttcggAATATACAATAAGATTTGATTTATAAGTACTTTAAAAACATATCTATCACATTAAAATCTGCCACTTTAAATAAGCATGACTGAGAATTAGACCTCTGCGGTTTGAAAAATTGCACCCAAGGCAGTTACTAATGTCATCATTCATGCACTATTTTCTCTCCTGCTGTATACTaggttttcaaatattaaagataattttgtaaATGAAGGGATGAGATCCCTTACAGTTTCTTAACTAAACTGTAGATGATCTTAATCCGAATAAAATGTCAGCAACAATACGCTGTGCactgttatttttctttctggatataatacataaaaaaaagtaacaaagaTTAGCTTGATTGTGTTTGAATTGCAAGGTTAAAACTTAAAGGCTATGAGGCATGGACATTTCATTCCCTTGTTGTGTCTGTGTTCATATCCGATACGATACCAACACTAACAAATAAATCAGCATTTCATTAACTTTTTTAAGAGATGAGATGTCATGTGTCTATATTCGTGTCGTGTCTAGTGTCCGTATCGTTTGATAGCTTAAAGGACATTTGACAAATATTTCTTTAGGTATtggtttaattaatattatccgtgttttctttttcctgaCACGCGTTTAGAAAGGGAACTTTTCCACAATTCCAAAATCATCTTTACATTGCTCAAATTTCCACTCAGGAGCTTATGAAAGCCCAAAATCAAATGTTCCACGGACCGAATGCTAAACCGTTGCTCATTTATGTGTTCGAGATCTTTCAACGGTGGTGCAACTCTATGATACGATTGAGATATCATGGATAGGGTGATGGATacctctaaaaaaaatagtcctgaTGCTCAAATCAGGAACGATGATATATAATAAAGTTTATCTACTATAGTGGCATTGGTTGAATTTAATAAGGGTGCGAGATGGACTGAATTGTCTCACAAGAAACTAAACAAAAGAAGTCCAATTAAAGTATCATATTTTTAAACTCAATGGCCATGTTAGCATCCTTCTTTACGACATTATGTTAGACGTTTCTTATTTCTAGGTTAAATGAAAATTAGATATAGAATGAAAGAGTTTCCATTGGAACAGAGAACAGAACATGGAACATAGTCTGACAGAACCATGTAGGCCAGGATTTAATTCCTGCAAGCAAAAATCTGGGTGGCAAAATAACTCGGAAACAAAGACACCCTGTTAGTTAAAGTCAATTCAAAAGAAAGGGAGATTCATGAGACATGATcgattatcaaaataaaatctgTCGACAGCCCTTAGCTCCAAGTTAGTGGAAGAGAACGTTGCTTTCATCCTTTTAATAAAATCTTCACATTTCTTATTTAACTCTTCAGTGTCATGCACATCTTCATCAATGGTAACAAGGGCATTTCCCCCTTCTTGGGTATCTGATAGCACATTTTCTCGTTCTACTATCTCCAAAACATTTTCCTCTTCTTGTGGGAATTCAGTTTCCTCAGCAGCAATTGGTGCTGCTGCAACTGCAATGTCTGGTTCCTTGGATTCTAACTGGCTGCTATTCTCTTCTATGTGAACAGAAAAAGCAGCACGTTCAGTGGTTGGTGGTGAAGAGGCATTGATTGGAGCAGAGTTGATGGCTATTAAAACAAGAAGGAGGCCATTGCAGAAAAGGAACATGTAGCTTTTTTCAACCAAGTAGCTGAAGAATTGCATGAGGGATGGCTTCAAGGATTGAAGGAGTAAAGGAAGTGAAGAGAACAAAACACAGAgcagagaaaaacaaaacaggAACTTGATTGATACTAGTATCTTCTTCATTCTCTTGGATGACAAGTGCTCTGTATGTAAGCAGGGGAATGCGGGTCTATTATGAATCTATGGTGAAAGGAGATATAAATAGGGGATATCCTCCTCAGCGTGTGTTAACCTCTTTCTATTCTGTCACATCAATTTTCTCTCTTCGTCAATAGACATTTCAAAgagtgttattttgtttttttttccaaatgatATATGGAACAGTAATATTATCtcattcttatttattaaaaaaatcattttttgagTTGTacacttacaaaaaaaaaatactgataaTATTGGTATGAAATAATATTCGTAAAAAAAacgataattaattttcataagaaattaacaaaaattaattaagatttaaatattaaatcatttaattaaagaaatataaatctcttgtatgaatatttattgatttatttataaatttataattaataaggaAGACTTTTGAGAGACGACCCGAAGTCAGTCAACTAATACTTTTAACCATATGTAACTGCAATAAAGTACATAGCGTGTCTGTATCAGACCACATGAGTTGAGAAGGGCGGTAATTAAACTCTTGCAATTTCCTACTAATTCGAgcgaataattaattatatcattGTGCAAAATTTGACAAATGATCCTAAACCCATAACATATCTATGTaactatttcatttatttaatttacttgttGGATGCTGGGTTCACATATACTACTGTTTTTACATTTGGAAGTTGTAATTTCAGCGTTGATGAGCTTATAAAATTGGTGATCAAATTTTTTGCAACTACTAATGTAATAACTAATTAAAGGTCCCCTTTCCTcgaattttcattttcagtctTCTAGATTTACCGTTTCGAGTCTTTCGTTATAACTTTACTTTATTGACCTACGCGGTTATGATTCTTGATTCTCTTGAGTTGAATGACCTTTTAGTTTACAAAACATATAAGTTTATTTACTTCTTTAGACAGACCCTTGAATATTCTCCTATCATAAAGTGTATATGCTCTTTAGCAAATTTGTAactaaatatcataaattaaattcaaatatgtaCCAGATGCAActtaaaaattcaaatgtaCTCCTAACAAATacaatttcttatttctttcgaTCTATCTTTTTTTCACATTCATtagttttaacttaaatttgattttttttttaaaaaaaacaatacataatgttatttaaattattgataatcTAATGGTTAAAGTTTGTCATAAAAAGAAATGggtaaaaatttgtttttggttctataagattggagaaaaaggtgagTTTGAGGATAACAAAGCTTACCTTAAGATTTAGTTACCTGATTCCTTAAAACTTTCACACCTTGCTCAAACCTTCAAAATTTCCTCGAGATACATTCACAGGTTGATACGAGATATTTAGAAAAACATACTTGTGAGCCAATTATAGTAAATTTAAGTTGAATCAAAAGCTAGATTTACAAGTTGATGTCTCACAAAGGATGGAAACTTCTCATAATCTACCCCGTGCATACTATTAGTCTAATGTGTGTACCTACAATGCATTGTAGTATGAAGTTTTTTAATCCtatctttatattatatcataatttaaataactttaCAACGGAAGTCAAcattaaaaattcaaacttgTTTAATACTATTAGTAGTTAACATAACATCTTCAATAAAAACACATAATGCATTAAGATATGCATTACAGTTTAAATTTTCTATCACATGAACCTCTACTCCGATCATAACACACCAAgacaaggaaaaaatatatcaaaagacCATATATAAGTCAATATCTAGCAATCTATAGCACTTAAAAATTGCATCAGCAGTCCGTCCCTTGCTGTTTAATGAAAACCCATAATCCAAAGGACCAAAATAACCCGGCCTTCACTCTTTCCTTCGCTTGTGTGGCTGATTCAGCTCATTGTCCTTAATTTCCTCCAGGACCTTATCACTAGAATCACAAGGTTTAGAAACCTCAGTTGGGTCATGCagattttcatcatttttatcaCTTGACTCTTCAGAATTTTCATCTTCAGCCTGGCGTTGTAGTGATTCTATAACAGCCAGCATTTCTCTATTAACCTGTAATAAAATACCAGAAAATTGCAACGAAACTATGAGCACAAATAAAATACCAATTTGAATACaatgaatgaaaaattacaaaatataaagcATAGAGACACACACTCAAGTTCAATATAAAGTGAACTGAAGCCATCAAAGAATTCATAATTTTCTACCATTCTACTTTCATGCAAGATGAACCATTTTGCTCACCCTCCTCATTTAAttccatattttaaaattccatATCTAGCAATCTATGCTAGcactaaaaaaaagaagggaaaaatgCATCAGCAGACCGTTTTGCTTATTCCGAATTTTCTACCATTTCACTTTATACAAAATGAAGCCATCAAAGTATAGGCATAAGCATTCCCAAGTAAATTAGGAATACAATTAAAAGAAATCCAAATAAGGGCGGATGCATACTTGGTGCAAGAATAAAACCCAATAACGGCATTCCGCAGTACCTGTGGATTCTGGAGAAAGTCAGCAATGTCAGTTGAACATGATGGGCATTTCATAAAATTCTTCTGCGCTCGTAAAGTGCGTCCACCTCCACATGCCCTATTTCTGATGAAACTTTGGCCAGAAAAGGCACCCTCCAAACAGGCTTTGCAGAAGTTGTGAGCACAAGGTGTAGTAAGAGGGGAAGCCATCGCCTTGCGACATATTTGGCAACCAAACTCTGAAAATATAGGTAACCAGTGGCAAAAATGAATAGAGTTTACAAGTTCAATTAACTACAAGTCTACAatgggtttttttaaaaaaataataaggattTAAGACAACTTAACAAAAGCTATAAGTTGACTATACAGGATAGATTATGGGAACATGTATAATAGACAGAGCATACCTTTCAATAGCCTTTCTTTCACGGACACATTTTTTGCTTTCCGTTTAACTCTGATTGTTGTTCCATCTTCAGCTTTAATGTCCACTGATTTCTTGCTTTCTGGTGGAGGCTTCTTCCACAACCAGGACCCCTTTTCCTCCTAAATTTGACCAAAAGTACTGGGTGAGACCATCAAAGTATATAGATTATAGAACATCAATAGTGGAACAACACGTACCACTCAAaggatttcaaaaaataattatggttATCTCAGAATTTAATCCTACAAAACATAAATCAACCTATCAACAGCAAAAGGGCAAGAACAACACTTACATCAAAATCCCACGATGGATCACCCTTCCTTTCAGTTATATCAACCGCACCCTTCAACTCATCAATTTTAGGCAGTGGGCGTGGGCGATCTCCAATTTCATCACTGCACGTCAACAACACATAAGCACACACACCAAAAGAGctgcagagaaaaaaaaaacataccttGTCCAGGGTGCTGGCTCATTGTCACATCTCACAAACAAATACCTACAAACCTTGCAACCCTGTCACAGTACAGAGCTTCTCCATgaaccaaagagtttggagcaaAAATCCATTTGCAGGCCTCATTCAATAAACACAAAGGCTACTATTAGAAGCATCTTACTTGTGTTCCATTTTTGCGCCAGCATTTCTCTATTCTATAAACTCCATCGTAACGCACTCCAGACTCCGGTGCATAAGAAGAACGCTTTTCCTTGTGCGACCTGAGCAGAAGGAAAGTTATTTAAGCAGAAAATAAATGCAATTAGTAggtaatagaataaaaaaaaaaaaaaaaaaaggaatgagAGAGATGAGATGACCTTACAACCCGAACGGGATAACCCTTCCTGCAGCTGACTCTCAAGGCCTCGTTCATGTTTTCAAACTTCTGGTCAAAGGATTGAAGCTTGTTGGTTCGTTTGTTACCACTGAGATCTCTGCCACCACTGCCAGTGTAAAGGAACCACTCACCGTGATCCTCGTCATCCTCGTAACCACCAGAAAGGGCAACAGACTGGGAACCATAGCCACTCTGTCCAGCAATGCCGGCAACATGAGGCAAATGAGCACCCCACTGGCGACACTCCATCCTGTCCTCCCACGTGTCACCAACAAGAACACCGCGGTTCCTGATGGGGTCGTTTTCAGACGGGATGGGACCAAAATGGTCAGGAGGAACAGTCACAAAAATCTTACCACTGCAAGCATTGGCTTTCCCAGTCTTCTTGGCTCGCTCTGTGGTGAATGCGGTATCGGGGCGGTCCTGGTTGCGGACAAAGTGGTACACCTTGGGTGGGCCCGAGGACCCTTCTCCCGACTTGGCCGCCTTCGCCAATCGGATGGCCATTGCCAGCTGAGAGTTGATCCTCGGCTGACTCGCCATCTTCGCCGGGATTTGAGCACGGCAATTGGCACAGGTGCGCTTCCCCTGTCCGACCCACTTCTCGAAACATCTCAAACACAAGTTGTGCCCACAAGGTGTCTGAAAGATATCATGAGTAAAAACACTGACTGACTATTCAgaaatcaataaaagaaaagaaagaaataaaccGTGACGGGCCTCTCCGGTAACTGCATGCATATGGAGCAATTTAAGCTTCCGTCAAAAATGTCTTTGGTTTTGGCTTTGTCCTTTGAGGAGTCGGAAGAGCCAGCGAGGAGTTCTTGACGTTTCTTTGCCTTCTCCTGGTCAGTGAGAGAGGTGTCGGCCTGAATGGCATGAACGGCGGAGACAAGGTCGGCGGTGGGAGCGACGGGGTAATGGTTGGAGGTGTCGGAACAGTCGGGGCAGTCCCAATGTGAGtcggagagggagagaggggccGAAGGGAGACACGAAAGGTGCCAGGGAGTAGCACATGTTCTACAGGAGAGGGTTTGGGAGGGACTGGGTTTCTGTTTGCAGAGCATGCAGACGCCATCGGAGTCGCAGGGAAGCTGCGCCATTTTTCTCACTGCCAACAATTTCTGCTTCTTTTTATAGGGAAGTGGAACTAATATCCATATTTCTAATTTTCCCGAGCGAGGGAATCACCCTTTTgaatattttccattttctatttctaattCTTTCCCTCCCTTCTTTTCCTACCTtcattattaatcattaataccaattattaattaactaattattttcTCCATTTCTTTATCCCCTTTCTGCTCATAGTTTTTAACTTTGTATCCGATGGTTAATAATATACCTTATCTCTACAACAAAAATAACCATTGATTCATTAACATAAAAGATACGTTTGAACTATTAAAAACTTAATCATTTATTCATTAATagtaattattagtattatagtAACATTTAAATCAGCGGTCAAACTAAATgagattttaatatattttgtgaacttttaataaatataaatgctAAATTGAGATCAttgattaacaatttttttattttttagcatcGCATTAAATGTCTGATTGATTAGGTCAATACagtaaacattttttatattaaatttcaatgcatttatatttcaaaaaaataaaaaatttgagatCACTGATTATGTATGTATTGATTACGTGCATATTAATGATTTGTTTGAAACGCATGAAAGATGGAGAGATGATATCAAAGTAGTACATGAAAAAATACAGGCAAGAGTTTTCTCACTTTGGAATATGAAATCAAATGAATGGGAACAAATTATGAGACGTACACATCTGATTTTATGCTTATGTGTAATGGAGAAAGAAATGTGCGGTTATGTTGGAAAAAGACTGAAATGTcgttaattttgtatatttttattgaaaaaatatccatgttgtttaatttgtttttacacaattacgaaaatgaaagaaaagtttcaactttcttatttttcattttctttcttgcc is a window from the Glycine max cultivar Williams 82 chromosome 2, Glycine_max_v4.0, whole genome shotgun sequence genome containing:
- the LOC100786269 gene encoding SNF1-related protein kinase regulatory subunit beta-2, whose amino-acid sequence is MGSNSRGKDGEGTSGVKKDEYEQDIKFLPPEALYGNTNGFTDPLVQLTPPGPGPYEPPPPLLIQPQVPVAAMQRPAAIAQPLPQNGYVESVIHERLKNVRITWNHAATNVAIAGSWDNWETTEPLLRVDQNFVIVKTLPIGIYHYRFIVDGYLTHAPEFPSASDDSGYGYNILDLQDYIPEIVASLSDFEDPPSPPSSYDNTNLNEEEFSKPPPELPQQLPVAIRNEASSASGSHHVPRPTHLELNHLYIHKTDRDQFVALRSTYKFQHKYITAELYKTLRRER
- the LOC100805720 gene encoding uncharacterized protein — its product is MTLHLQHPNINMAAKLTLSSPLSFKTSFLPKSPSFSPGLCSPRTNVTGVKVHAKLGGGDEQAKNGGKKKFITREEEPQQYWQTAGEREGENPMKTPLPYIIIFGMSTPFVILAIAFANGWIKVPVR
- the LOC100806244 gene encoding uncharacterized protein, producing MKKILVSIKFLFCFSLLCVLFSSLPLLLQSLKPSLMQFFSYLVEKSYMFLFCNGLLLVLIAINSAPINASSPPTTERAAFSVHIEENSSQLESKEPDIAVAAAPIAAEETEFPQEEENVLEIVERENVLSDTQEGGNALVTIDEDVHDTEELNKKCEDFIKRMKATFSSTNLELRAVDRFYFDNRSCLMNLPFF
- the LOC100786796 gene encoding E3 ubiquitin-protein ligase ORTHRUS 2, coding for MAQLPCDSDGVCMLCKQKPSPSQTLSCRTCATPWHLSCLPSAPLSLSDSHWDCPDCSDTSNHYPVAPTADLVSAVHAIQADTSLTDQEKAKKRQELLAGSSDSSKDKAKTKDIFDGSLNCSICMQLPERPVTTPCGHNLCLRCFEKWVGQGKRTCANCRAQIPAKMASQPRINSQLAMAIRLAKAAKSGEGSSGPPKVYHFVRNQDRPDTAFTTERAKKTGKANACSGKIFVTVPPDHFGPIPSENDPIRNRGVLVGDTWEDRMECRQWGAHLPHVAGIAGQSGYGSQSVALSGGYEDDEDHGEWFLYTGSGGRDLSGNKRTNKLQSFDQKFENMNEALRVSCRKGYPVRVVRSHKEKRSSYAPESGVRYDGVYRIEKCWRKNGTQGCKVCRYLFVRCDNEPAPWTSDEIGDRPRPLPKIDELKGAVDITERKGDPSWDFDEEKGSWLWKKPPPESKKSVDIKAEDGTTIRVKRKAKNVSVKERLLKEFGCQICRKAMASPLTTPCAHNFCKACLEGAFSGQSFIRNRACGGGRTLRAQKNFMKCPSCSTDIADFLQNPQVNREMLAVIESLQRQAEDENSEESSDKNDENLHDPTEVSKPCDSSDKVLEEIKDNELNQPHKRRKE